A DNA window from Peromyscus leucopus breed LL Stock chromosome 3, UCI_PerLeu_2.1, whole genome shotgun sequence contains the following coding sequences:
- the LOC114693457 gene encoding glycine cleavage system H protein, mitochondrial-like, whose amino-acid sequence SLSARAVACSLRTALASCPPRPWVPSAVAVRALSTGSAVLSVRKFTEKHEWITTENGIGTVGISNFAQEALGDVVYCSLPEVGTKLKKQDEFGALESVKAASELYSPLSGEVTEVNEALTENPGLVNKSCYEDGWLIKMALSDPSELDELMSEEAYEKYVKSIEE is encoded by the coding sequence AGTCTCTCGGCGCGGGCCGTGGCCTGCAGCCTGCGCACCGCCTTGGCCTCTTGCCCACCACGGCCCTGGGTGCCGAGTGCCGTCGCCGTCCGCGCGCTGAGCACTGGATCCGCTGTGCTGTCGGTGCGTAAATTCACAGAGAAACATGAATGGATAACCACAGAAAATGGTATTGGAACAGTGGGAATCAGCAATTTTGCACAGGAAGCTTTGGGAGATGTTGTTTACTGTAGTCTGCCTGAAGTTGGGACAAAATTGAAAAAACAAGATGAGTTTGGTGCTCTGGAGAGTGTGAAGGCTGCCAGTGAACTCTACTCTCCTCTGTCAGGAGAGGTAACAGAAGTCAATGAAGCGCTTACAGAAAACCCAGGGCTCGTCAACAAATCCTGTTATGAAGACGGTTGGCTGATCAAGATGGCCCTGAGTGACCCTTCAGAGCTGGATGAATTAATGAGTGAAGAAGCATATGAGAAATATGTGAAGTCCATTGAGGAGTGA